The following coding sequences are from one Methanobrevibacter ruminantium window:
- a CDS encoding hydrogenase large subunit, which translates to MILPIGPIHPGLKEPLRLKLKTEGEKVIKAEIDYGYVHRGIEKIMEGKAWQKCIYLSERICGICSYEHTQTFAETLESISGVQAPIRAQYLRVITNELDRIQSHLLANSTFFKTLDHETLFMHVLALREYAMDSLELLTGNRVNLGWNVVGGVRMDADERHFNAILDNLKKIEDGFDRHIALFEEAPIVALRAKGVGVMTKEEAIKGHAVGPIGRASGLKHDLREEHYTYRDYFDFKPIWRKEGDNYARTLNRLYEVEQSIDLVKQAIENMPKGNIRTPVDIPSGYGEWRNEAPRGEVRYMAETNGDLIKRISIRTPSIMNIDSCAKYMLKDVATVADAVATYASSDPCIACTERVAITDVDTGKSTVKDFFEVK; encoded by the coding sequence ATGATATTACCAATTGGACCAATTCATCCAGGTTTAAAAGAACCTTTAAGACTTAAACTTAAAACTGAAGGTGAAAAGGTTATTAAAGCTGAGATCGATTATGGTTATGTTCATAGAGGTATTGAAAAGATTATGGAAGGCAAGGCCTGGCAAAAATGCATTTACTTATCTGAAAGAATCTGTGGTATCTGTTCATACGAACACACACAAACCTTTGCAGAAACTTTAGAATCAATTTCTGGAGTTCAAGCGCCTATAAGAGCCCAATACTTAAGGGTAATTACAAATGAATTGGACAGGATCCAATCCCACTTGCTTGCAAATTCAACATTCTTCAAGACTCTTGACCATGAGACATTGTTTATGCATGTTTTAGCATTAAGGGAATATGCAATGGATTCTCTTGAATTGTTAACTGGAAATAGAGTCAATTTAGGATGGAATGTTGTCGGTGGAGTCAGAATGGATGCTGATGAGCGCCATTTCAATGCAATACTCGATAACTTAAAGAAAATTGAAGATGGCTTTGATAGGCATATAGCATTATTTGAAGAGGCTCCAATCGTTGCATTAAGGGCAAAAGGCGTTGGAGTGATGACTAAAGAGGAAGCTATTAAAGGACATGCTGTAGGACCTATTGGAAGAGCTTCTGGTCTTAAGCATGACTTAAGAGAAGAGCATTATACTTATCGTGATTATTTTGACTTCAAGCCTATTTGGAGAAAAGAGGGAGATAACTATGCCCGTACATTGAATAGGCTTTATGAAGTGGAGCAATCTATTGATTTAGTAAAACAGGCAATTGAAAATATGCCTAAAGGAAATATAAGAACTCCTGTAGACATTCCATCAGGATACGGGGAATGGAGAAATGAAGCCCCTCGTGGAGAAGTAAGATATATGGCTGAAACCAATGGAGATTTGATTAAGCGCATTTCAATCAGAACTCCAAGTATCATGAATATTGACTCCTGTGCAAAATACATGCTTAAGGATGTAGCAACAGTTGCTGATGCAGTAGCTACTTATGCGTCATCAGATCCTTGCATAGCATGTACTGAAAGAGTGGCTATAACTGATGTTGATACTGGCAAATCTACTGTAAAAGACTTCTTCGAGGTGAAATGA
- a CDS encoding NADH-quinone oxidoreductase subunit B family protein, which yields MLKKLKDIVRKSSIHVCIVNCGGCNGCDVELVALLSPRYDLEQYGIYVHNNPREADVLLVTGAVTEQWRDNLRRIYAKTPEPKIVVAVGNCPQSGDVFAQEGGRVLAPVSDFIPVDAAIPGCPPRPSEILEAVLTVAPGALAAKGRAQDARED from the coding sequence ATGCTTAAAAAACTTAAAGATATTGTGAGAAAAAGTTCAATTCATGTTTGTATTGTAAACTGTGGAGGATGTAATGGATGTGATGTAGAGCTCGTTGCACTCCTTTCACCAAGATACGATCTTGAACAGTATGGAATTTACGTTCACAATAATCCTCGTGAAGCGGATGTTCTTTTAGTGACTGGTGCAGTTACAGAACAATGGAGAGACAATTTAAGAAGGATTTATGCAAAAACTCCAGAACCTAAGATTGTAGTGGCTGTTGGAAACTGTCCACAGTCTGGAGATGTCTTTGCTCAAGAGGGAGGAAGAGTTCTTGCTCCTGTTTCAGACTTCATACCTGTGGATGCAGCTATTCCAGGTTGTCCTCCAAGGCCAAGTGAAATTTTAGAGGCAGTTTTAACTGTTGCTCCTGGTGCTCTTGCAGCTAAAGGAAGAGCTCAAGACGCTAGGGAAGATTAA
- a CDS encoding 4Fe-4S binding protein yields MSSLIWYIYEFARKTWIDGFFDAKSKEDIAHKPDRFRDFPEVIKENCIGCGSCTASCPSPNAIKLVRDSDNEESIGLIYPVINKAACIRCGFCAEVCPSTPKTLECGENHFIREEFNIIPSKRKYIVDDYLCIRCHKCMDACEVGAIEEIDDRVVVNQSKCISCGKCLETCPVKGAMRGVFVNNLEEQKKIINLAVSTLEEYIESKQDDLINLGTDKLFLDELDFKPIFDKSLTILNDEEVVHEVLEDAINRLKIRIITWDADNCKKCQMCIPDCPTGAISFDSDEDTIVRDKEKCLRCSICYQTCPFGVIKYFLAKFNLDTNDTDEEVIHISVKASQLAERRA; encoded by the coding sequence ATGTCCTCACTTATTTGGTATATTTATGAATTTGCTCGAAAAACCTGGATTGATGGATTTTTCGATGCAAAATCCAAGGAAGACATAGCACACAAGCCAGACAGATTCCGGGATTTTCCTGAAGTGATCAAGGAAAATTGTATTGGTTGTGGAAGCTGCACTGCATCTTGCCCATCACCAAATGCAATCAAATTGGTTAGGGATTCAGACAATGAGGAATCCATTGGTTTGATTTATCCAGTAATTAATAAAGCTGCTTGTATCAGATGCGGTTTCTGTGCAGAAGTCTGCCCTTCAACTCCAAAAACATTGGAATGTGGTGAAAACCATTTCATTCGTGAAGAGTTCAATATCATCCCTTCAAAGAGAAAATACATTGTGGACGATTATTTATGTATCAGATGCCATAAGTGTATGGATGCCTGTGAAGTTGGAGCAATAGAAGAGATTGATGATAGGGTTGTTGTCAACCAATCCAAATGTATTTCATGCGGAAAATGTTTAGAGACCTGTCCTGTAAAAGGAGCAATGAGAGGAGTCTTTGTAAACAATCTTGAAGAGCAAAAGAAAATCATTAATTTGGCAGTAAGCACATTAGAGGAATACATTGAATCCAAGCAGGATGACTTGATTAATTTAGGCACTGACAAGCTATTTTTAGATGAATTGGATTTCAAACCAATATTTGACAAGTCACTAACCATTCTAAATGATGAAGAAGTGGTTCATGAAGTATTGGAAGATGCCATCAATAGATTGAAGATTAGAATTATAACTTGGGATGCAGACAACTGTAAGAAATGTCAAATGTGCATTCCAGACTGTCCAACTGGGGCCATTTCATTTGACAGTGATGAAGATACCATTGTAAGAGATAAGGAAAAATGTTTAAGATGCAGTATTTGTTATCAAACCTGTCCATTTGGTGTCATCAAATATTTCTTGGCTAAATTTAATTTAGATACTAATGATACTGATGAGGAAGTTATTCACATTTCTGTAAAGGCTTCTCAATTAGCAGAAAGGAGGGCTTAA
- a CDS encoding DUF1959 domain-containing protein: MNSEEKYEMMKLRVLHSFKWEKDITIPLSEEFGISKDEFEDILMNRFDMSDLENMHATFEIANREKIKRQMHLDLRLYWLSDVAKLISDEDADRICHQLTKDIVKHGKKYEDALEEGRAQIVELLRE; the protein is encoded by the coding sequence ATGAATAGTGAAGAAAAATATGAAATGATGAAATTAAGAGTTCTTCATAGTTTTAAATGGGAAAAGGACATTACTATTCCATTGTCTGAAGAATTTGGAATTTCTAAAGATGAATTTGAAGATATTCTTATGAATCGCTTTGATATGAGTGATTTGGAAAATATGCATGCTACCTTTGAAATAGCAAATAGGGAAAAGATAAAAAGGCAAATGCATCTTGATTTAAGGCTTTACTGGTTAAGTGATGTTGCTAAACTAATATCTGATGAAGATGCTGATAGAATCTGCCACCAATTAACCAAAGATATAGTAAAGCATGGCAAAAAGTATGAGGATGCTTTAGAAGAAGGTAGAGCACAAATAGTTGAATTATTGAGAGAATAA